From a region of the Gossypium raimondii isolate GPD5lz chromosome 10, ASM2569854v1, whole genome shotgun sequence genome:
- the LOC105778230 gene encoding probable O-methyltransferase 3, whose product MNMGNANGEHAIEALQAQAHIWRHAFNFVSFMSLKCALDLGILDIIHDHGKPMTITELVSALQMLNPAKACDIYRLMRILVHSDFFARQKLDNDAQEEGYVLTNSSRILLKNNPFCITPTLKATMDPIITKPWSFLGTWFQNDDHTPFATAYGKTLWDYFTHDPQLKDLINDGLASDSQLVTSVLVDKCKGAFGGLDSLVDVGGGTGTTAKAIADTFPLMECTVFDLPNIVAGLQGSKNLKYVGGNMFEAFPVADAILLKKVLHDWNDEGCLTILKRCKEAISSQDKVGRKLIIIDMVVRENEQVNDEASSLTKTQLFFDMLMLVLVAGKERREEEWAKLFSEAGFSYYKITTIVGLTSLIEVYP is encoded by the exons TTTGGAGACATGCTTTCAACTTCGTAAGCTTCATGTCTCTAAAATGTGCACTTGATTTAGGCATCCTTGATATCATTCATGATCATGGCAAGCCCATGACTATTACGGAGCTGGTTTCTGCGCTACAGATGCTCAACCCTGCTAAAGCATGCGACATTTATAGGCTCATGCGCATTCTAGTTCACTCGGACTTCTTTGCACGCCAAAAGTTAGACAATGATGCTCAAGAAGAAGGATATGTTCTTACCAACTCTTCTCGTATTTTGCTCAAGAATAATCCCTTCTGCATAACGCCTACTTTGAAAGCTACAATGGATCCTATTATAACAAAGCCTTGGAGTTTTCTAGGGACCTGGTTCCAAAATGATGATCATACTCCATTTGCTACTGCATATGGAAAGACATTGTGGGACTATTTTACCCATGATCCTCAGCTAAAAGATTTGATAAATGATGGCTTAGCTAGTGATTCTCAATTGGTTACTAGTGTTCTAGTTGACAAGTGTAAAGGGGCATTTGGGGGATTGGACTCCCTTGTAGATGTTGGGGGTGGCACAGGAACTACGGCCAAGGCCATTGCTGATACATTTCCACTCATGGAGTGCACTGTGTTTGATCTTCCTAATATTGTTGCTGGCTTGCAAGGGAGTAAGAACTTGAAATATGTTGGAGGCAACATGTTTGAGGCATTTCCAGTAGCAGACGCAATTTTATTAAAG AAGGTATTGCACGATTGGAATGATGAAGGATGCTTGACAATTTTGAAGCGATGTAAAGAGGCCATTTCAAGCCAAGACAAGGTAGGAAGAAAGTTGATCATAATTGACATGGTTGTGAGGGAGAATGAGCAAGTGAATGATGAAGCCTCAAGCTTAACTAAAACACAACTCTTTTTTGACATGTTGATGTTGGTATTGGTGGCTGGAAAAGAGAGGCGGGAAGAAGAATGGGCTAAACTATTTTCAGAAGCTGGTTTTAgttattacaaaattacaacTATTGTGGGTTTGACATCTCTCATTGAGGTTTACCCCTGA